The following proteins come from a genomic window of Proteiniphilum propionicum:
- the prfB gene encoding peptide chain release factor 2 (programmed frameshift) — protein sequence MITAEQLKDLLEREKALRGYLDVDARSIRLEEEELRTQSPDFWSDTKAAEAQMKVVRELKFWLNAYNEVKAAVDELQLAYDFMKEGVVSEEEADVIYAKALKIIEDLELKNMLRREEDQLGAVLKVNAGAGGTESQDWASMLFRMYQRWCEDKNYKTTVTNWQDGDDAGIKTATLQVEGDLAYGFLKSENGVHRLVRVSPYNAQGKRMTSFASVFVVPLVDDTIEIEVNPANLSWDTFRSSGAGGQNVNKVETGVRLHYLYKDPDTGEEQEIVIENTESRSQMGNRENAMRLLKSQLYEMELEKRRSAQAAIEAGKKKIEWGSQIRSYVFDDRRVKDHRTNYQTSDVNGVMDGDLDEFIKAYLMEYGGSL from the exons GCTGAGGGGGTATCTT GACGTAGATGCAAGAAGCATCCGGCTTGAAGAGGAAGAGCTGCGTACCCAGTCACCCGATTTCTGGAGCGACACCAAAGCGGCAGAAGCACAGATGAAAGTGGTAAGGGAACTAAAATTCTGGCTTAATGCCTACAACGAGGTAAAGGCTGCTGTGGATGAGCTGCAGCTTGCTTATGACTTTATGAAGGAAGGTGTTGTATCTGAGGAGGAGGCAGACGTCATTTATGCAAAAGCCCTCAAAATAATTGAGGACCTGGAACTTAAAAACATGCTTCGGCGTGAAGAGGATCAGCTTGGCGCCGTTTTAAAGGTCAATGCCGGTGCTGGCGGGACAGAGAGCCAGGACTGGGCCTCCATGCTTTTCCGAATGTACCAGCGATGGTGTGAGGACAAAAATTATAAGACCACTGTAACCAACTGGCAGGATGGCGATGATGCAGGTATCAAGACCGCAACCCTGCAGGTGGAGGGCGATCTGGCCTATGGCTTCCTGAAAAGTGAAAACGGTGTTCACAGACTCGTGCGTGTATCCCCTTATAATGCACAGGGTAAACGTATGACATCCTTTGCTTCGGTATTCGTTGTTCCTCTGGTTGACGATACTATAGAGATAGAAGTAAATCCGGCGAACTTAAGCTGGGACACCTTCCGCTCTTCGGGAGCAGGAGGACAGAATGTGAACAAGGTGGAGACCGGTGTCAGGTTGCATTATCTATACAAAGACCCCGATACAGGTGAAGAGCAGGAGATAGTGATTGAGAATACCGAGAGCCGTTCGCAGATGGGCAACCGTGAAAACGCTATGCGACTGCTTAAGTCACAGCTTTACGAGATGGAACTTGAAAAGCGCCGCTCAGCTCAAGCTGCCATTGAGGCGGGCAAAAAGAAAATAGAATGGGGATCACAGATTCGCAGTTATGTCTTTGATGACAGGCGAGTGAAAGACCACCGTACCAACTACCAGACATCAGACGTAAATGGGGTGATGGATGGCGACCTGGATGAATTCATCAAAGCCTATTTAATGGAATATGGAGGCAGCCTGTAA
- a CDS encoding TIGR02757 family protein, translating into MFNLKKFLDEKSNQYNQVSFIENDPISIPHLFSAKKDREIIGFFAATLAWGQRKTIISKCKELVERFGNEPYRFIMEHSDRDLKNLLGFKHRTFNDTDLLYFVSFLHHHYTIYDSLEDAFLNGGMFISIEKSLISFEQAFFNHPDAPARTRKHVATPARNSACKRLNMFLRWMVRTDSNGVDFGLWKRIPQSELICPVDLHVDRTARSLGLITRKQTDWKTAIELTENLRLLDPDDPVKYDYALFGLSVSADSTR; encoded by the coding sequence ATGTTTAATTTGAAAAAATTCCTTGACGAGAAATCCAATCAGTATAATCAAGTCTCATTTATAGAAAATGATCCTATTTCAATTCCCCACTTATTTTCTGCAAAAAAAGACCGCGAAATAATTGGCTTCTTTGCTGCAACACTTGCGTGGGGACAGAGAAAAACGATTATTTCAAAATGTAAAGAGCTTGTTGAGAGGTTTGGAAACGAACCCTACCGGTTTATTATGGAACACAGCGACCGGGATCTGAAAAATCTGCTTGGTTTTAAACATCGCACCTTTAACGATACCGATCTGCTTTACTTTGTAAGTTTCTTACATCATCATTATACCATTTATGACAGTCTTGAAGATGCATTTCTTAACGGAGGAATGTTCATCTCTATTGAAAAATCACTCATCAGTTTTGAACAAGCGTTTTTCAATCATCCTGACGCACCTGCACGTACCAGGAAGCATGTGGCAACTCCTGCCCGCAACTCTGCCTGCAAGCGGTTGAATATGTTCCTGCGGTGGATGGTGCGAACCGATAGTAACGGTGTGGATTTTGGCCTTTGGAAAAGGATTCCGCAGAGTGAGCTTATTTGCCCCGTTGATTTGCATGTCGACAGAACCGCACGGAGCTTGGGGCTGATTACCCGTAAACAGACTGATTGGAAAACAGCAATTGAGCTTACCGAAAACCTGAGGTTGCTTGATCCTGACGATCCGGTAAAATATGATTATGCCCTTTTCGGATTATCTGTATCGGCGGACTCCACCCGTTAA
- a CDS encoding trypsin-like serine protease: MRPNIYTVIPSLKNLFLFFISLFPYTVSGQISYGGMPLPFHADAGARAIAPATDFFIEMPSFDTQAALRRSEQDRSKFKSLEFAHKFHVHLRPDNSGIIFSAGGMKVWRVGIRSKGAYSLNIFFSKFKLPAGAKVFIYNSGQTEVLGSYTEKNNTELNMLPVQPLGGDELIVEYQEPQDATFSGEIEIGEVNHDFMGIFRATEPRDPEQSCHPNLVCYPENIQPGSGIVALIINGTTYCTGSLINNTSDELIPYLITATHCLNKDYNASFLANRKYDLVAGSIVAFFNYNSPVCSTDIRGPLQMTMASADSVLISERHDISLLKLKQAPPKEYQPYYLGWNTNTAPSAPFHGLHHPNGGIKKVAIGTRSLSIGSFDDPKYNMEPNSFWVINEWDTGSTEGGSSGSPLLDRDKRIVGTLTGGVSQCSSPRGPDIYASLYRFWNVQGSLNNPNPISYYLDPVNSQATQMDGYNPNANSPLTRSHNFIYDEKILQSYFQSIPMFATNNTYGYSEFAEEFSAKADTRLQGVFISSPATDKILNMNIRIRVYSGENGPERLLYEQPFNYGFMFFSNSGFPVAPRDMRHSVENYIKFINPVTVSGRFYISYYETKGIADGFSAFNIEPRKIGSGMICTSWMRNSMGWVRSSENIENPVNTSFMIIPYTSGKESVAVTPEKEEPILTAYHSREVKRIFIESNYDIIEWEIYYSSGQKIYHEKADLSINRVSYSSGHLPGGVYIVKVKTIDGITRSRKVLVM; the protein is encoded by the coding sequence ATGAGACCTAACATATACACTGTAATACCCAGCCTGAAGAACCTTTTCCTTTTCTTCATCTCTCTATTCCCGTACACTGTTTCAGGGCAGATAAGCTATGGAGGGATGCCACTTCCATTCCATGCTGATGCTGGCGCACGCGCTATTGCTCCGGCAACGGATTTTTTCATTGAGATGCCCTCTTTTGATACGCAGGCAGCATTAAGGCGCTCAGAACAGGATCGGTCTAAATTCAAAAGCCTTGAGTTTGCTCATAAATTTCACGTACACCTTAGACCCGACAATTCAGGTATCATTTTCTCTGCTGGAGGCATGAAAGTGTGGCGTGTCGGCATCCGCTCGAAAGGAGCTTACTCCCTGAATATATTTTTCTCTAAATTCAAGCTTCCAGCTGGAGCAAAAGTGTTTATCTATAACTCAGGTCAGACAGAAGTACTGGGATCTTATACCGAGAAAAACAACACAGAATTAAACATGCTCCCTGTTCAACCCCTTGGAGGAGATGAGTTAATTGTGGAGTATCAGGAGCCGCAGGATGCAACATTCAGCGGAGAGATTGAGATAGGTGAGGTAAATCACGATTTTATGGGTATTTTCAGGGCTACAGAACCAAGGGACCCGGAACAGAGCTGTCATCCCAATTTAGTATGTTACCCGGAGAATATTCAGCCTGGCAGCGGCATTGTTGCGCTTATTATTAACGGAACGACCTACTGCACCGGTTCTCTTATAAACAATACATCTGATGAGTTAATACCATATTTAATAACTGCCACCCACTGCCTTAACAAAGACTATAATGCATCATTCCTTGCAAACAGAAAATATGATCTCGTTGCTGGCAGCATTGTCGCCTTTTTCAATTATAACTCACCTGTCTGCTCCACTGATATCCGGGGCCCTCTGCAAATGACAATGGCTTCGGCCGATTCGGTACTTATCAGTGAACGGCACGATATCTCACTTTTGAAACTGAAACAAGCCCCACCAAAAGAGTACCAGCCATACTACCTGGGATGGAATACAAACACTGCTCCTTCTGCACCCTTTCATGGATTGCATCATCCTAACGGGGGTATAAAGAAAGTTGCTATCGGAACAAGGTCTCTGAGCATCGGATCATTTGATGATCCTAAATACAATATGGAACCTAACTCTTTTTGGGTGATTAATGAATGGGATACAGGCTCAACCGAAGGTGGCTCGTCAGGATCTCCGCTGCTGGACAGAGATAAAAGAATTGTCGGCACACTCACAGGAGGTGTCTCTCAGTGTTCATCACCACGTGGCCCCGATATATATGCCTCTCTTTACAGATTCTGGAATGTTCAGGGATCGCTTAATAATCCAAACCCTATCAGTTATTACCTTGACCCGGTAAATTCGCAAGCAACGCAAATGGATGGGTATAATCCAAACGCCAACAGTCCGCTCACAAGGAGCCATAACTTTATTTATGATGAAAAAATATTGCAGTCCTATTTTCAGTCCATCCCTATGTTTGCTACAAACAACACATACGGGTACAGTGAGTTTGCAGAAGAGTTTTCTGCAAAAGCCGATACCCGGCTCCAAGGTGTGTTTATATCATCTCCGGCAACAGACAAAATCCTGAACATGAACATTCGTATAAGGGTCTACTCAGGCGAAAACGGCCCTGAAAGGCTGCTATATGAACAGCCTTTTAATTACGGTTTCATGTTTTTCAGTAATTCAGGTTTCCCGGTTGCACCACGCGATATGAGGCACAGTGTGGAAAACTACATAAAATTCATCAATCCTGTAACCGTCTCTGGCAGATTTTATATCTCCTACTATGAAACAAAAGGAATAGCTGACGGCTTCTCAGCCTTCAACATTGAACCCAGAAAAATTGGTTCCGGAATGATCTGCACTTCCTGGATGAGAAACAGTATGGGTTGGGTAAGATCGTCAGAAAACATTGAAAATCCAGTTAATACCTCATTCATGATTATTCCCTATACATCAGGGAAGGAATCCGTAGCTGTTACACCTGAGAAGGAAGAGCCGATACTTACAGCATATCATTCAAGGGAGGTGAAGAGGATATTCATAGAATCGAACTACGACATAATTGAATGGGAAATATATTACTCTTCGGGACAGAAAATCTATCATGAAAAGGCAGATCTAAGTATAAACAGAGTCTCCTATTCATCGGGACACCTGCCCGGAGGAGTCTATATTGTAAAGGTAAAAACTATTGATGGTATAACAAGATCGAGAAAAGTACTGGTTATGTAA
- a CDS encoding lytic transglycosylase domain-containing protein → MKKNLLVTLICLLISAALTAQENGHATSREIKDNEIVYPESMTEKLSDLLHNWQLDLSKANVDCKRGENVTFHDTVFIKRLYQLPTVMEVSFNSVVKNYIEMYAIRKREQVAYMLALGDYYFPMFEQALDRHGLPLELKYLPVIESALNPVAVSRAGATGLWQFMLRTGKGYGLEVNSLVDERRDPYKATEAAVQYLKDLYAIYGDWNLVIAAYNCGPGSVNKAIARSGGKHDYWEIYYLLPRETRGYVPAFIAANYIMNYYADHNICPVHLSGANTALDTIQVNERIHFEQIAGVLDLPVSELRRLNPQFKKDIIPGNFKPYALVLPTEKMYSYIDKNDSIVNFERGRFLTHRVNTENYLNGSVSSGSGNTANIYYRVKKGDNLSAIAGRNGITLAQLKSWNGLKSDRLSIGKQLIVGKRAEEISKTENAEQVSTEASEASAGVTRTENLYYRVRKGDTLGKIAQRNGVKVSQIQFWNGLSSTRIGIGDQLIVGKKVVPVPEVKPEVGKQEYSRAEDSGEGSSVISNYLKEQIGKKDCSLSADNLVKGSDENGEAVQVVIDDEDRINQLMDRVAEEGQEEAPEEGEKATTAEVSRYN, encoded by the coding sequence ATGAAGAAAAATTTATTAGTTACACTGATATGTTTGTTGATTAGTGCTGCACTGACAGCTCAGGAAAACGGCCATGCAACCTCCAGGGAAATAAAAGACAACGAGATTGTTTATCCCGAAAGTATGACTGAAAAGCTTAGTGACCTGCTGCACAACTGGCAGCTCGATCTCTCAAAAGCAAATGTTGATTGTAAACGTGGGGAGAATGTTACTTTTCACGATACTGTTTTTATAAAAAGGCTTTACCAGTTGCCGACGGTGATGGAGGTCTCGTTCAACAGCGTGGTGAAAAACTATATCGAGATGTATGCCATCCGGAAAAGGGAGCAAGTGGCATATATGCTTGCCCTGGGGGACTACTATTTTCCTATGTTTGAACAGGCTTTGGACAGGCATGGCCTGCCTCTGGAACTGAAATACCTGCCGGTCATTGAGTCGGCACTGAATCCGGTTGCTGTATCACGTGCCGGTGCTACAGGGCTGTGGCAGTTTATGCTTCGTACCGGTAAAGGATATGGGTTGGAAGTAAACAGCCTGGTCGATGAGAGGAGGGATCCTTACAAGGCCACTGAGGCTGCAGTACAATATCTGAAGGATCTGTACGCTATTTATGGGGACTGGAACCTGGTCATCGCAGCATACAACTGCGGACCGGGCAGTGTGAATAAAGCTATAGCCCGAAGTGGTGGAAAACATGATTATTGGGAAATATATTACCTTTTGCCACGAGAGACAAGAGGGTATGTTCCTGCCTTTATTGCAGCCAATTACATTATGAATTATTATGCAGACCATAACATCTGCCCGGTACACCTTTCAGGTGCAAACACTGCATTGGATACGATTCAGGTAAATGAGCGGATCCATTTCGAGCAGATTGCAGGGGTGCTTGATCTGCCCGTAAGCGAGTTGAGAAGGCTTAACCCGCAGTTCAAGAAAGATATTATTCCCGGTAACTTCAAACCATATGCTTTGGTGCTTCCCACTGAAAAAATGTATTCTTATATCGATAAAAATGACTCGATAGTAAATTTTGAAAGAGGAAGATTTCTTACTCACAGAGTCAACACCGAAAACTATCTGAACGGATCGGTATCTTCAGGGTCGGGAAATACGGCAAACATTTACTACCGTGTGAAAAAGGGGGACAACCTTTCTGCCATTGCCGGGAGAAACGGCATTACCCTGGCACAGCTTAAATCATGGAACGGGCTTAAATCAGACAGACTGAGTATTGGAAAACAGCTGATAGTGGGCAAACGGGCAGAGGAAATATCCAAAACCGAAAATGCAGAACAGGTATCCACAGAGGCATCAGAAGCCTCTGCCGGCGTTACACGCACGGAGAATCTATATTATCGGGTAAGAAAAGGAGATACACTTGGAAAAATTGCACAGCGTAATGGTGTGAAAGTGTCTCAAATTCAGTTTTGGAACGGGCTGAGCTCAACAAGAATAGGAATTGGAGACCAGTTGATAGTGGGTAAAAAAGTGGTGCCAGTTCCTGAAGTAAAGCCAGAAGTGGGAAAACAAGAATATTCGCGTGCAGAGGATTCAGGAGAGGGAAGCAGTGTTATATCAAATTACTTGAAAGAGCAGATCGGTAAAAAGGATTGCAGCCTCTCCGCTGATAACCTGGTAAAGGGTTCAGATGAGAATGGCGAGGCGGTACAAGTGGTTATTGATGATGAAGATCGCATTAATCAACTAATGGACAGAGTGGCTGAAGAGGGGCAGGAAGAAGCACCGGAAGAGGGTGAAAAAGCAACCACTGCCGAAGTGAGCCGGTATAATTAG
- a CDS encoding DUF5683 domain-containing protein, with translation MMKLAPVLVCLFSVFCYVKAYSQINLLQQRQDSAQVIIEDSVKAIRPSDTSTLTVPQQTVVTASIITKDSAVHVKEDTIKFRDSFLIDGSTSDSFFTPSYRFKPTPRKAVIFSALFPGLGQIYNRKYWKLPILYGGFVGFTYAITWNNGYYRDYLGAYQDIMDDNPDTNRWHNMLPYGQDPATTDIRWFTDVLKQRKDYYRYYRDFSIIGTFALYLIAIVDAYVDAQLFDFDISPDLSMRVAPVMVKDERYGYNGSSSLGVQWSFNF, from the coding sequence ATGATGAAGCTTGCCCCTGTTCTTGTATGCCTGTTCTCTGTTTTTTGTTATGTCAAAGCCTATTCGCAGATTAATTTACTGCAACAGCGACAGGATTCGGCTCAAGTTATTATTGAGGATTCAGTGAAGGCTATCCGGCCTTCTGACACATCCACTCTTACTGTGCCGCAGCAAACAGTGGTTACGGCAAGCATAATTACCAAAGATTCAGCTGTGCATGTTAAGGAAGATACCATTAAGTTTAGAGATAGCTTCTTGATTGATGGCTCCACCAGTGACTCTTTTTTCACACCTTCATACCGGTTTAAGCCAACACCGCGAAAAGCAGTTATCTTCTCGGCATTGTTCCCCGGATTAGGACAGATATATAACAGGAAGTACTGGAAATTGCCAATTTTGTACGGAGGCTTTGTCGGATTTACGTATGCTATCACCTGGAACAATGGGTATTACCGTGATTACCTGGGAGCATATCAGGATATCATGGATGATAACCCTGATACCAACCGTTGGCATAACATGCTGCCATATGGCCAGGATCCTGCAACTACAGATATACGTTGGTTTACTGATGTTTTGAAACAGCGTAAGGACTATTATCGCTATTACAGAGATTTTAGTATTATTGGAACATTTGCCTTGTATCTGATAGCTATTGTGGATGCATATGTAGATGCCCAGTTGTTTGATTTCGACATAAGCCCCGATTTGTCAATGCGTGTGGCACCGGTGATGGTTAAAGACGAGAGGTACGGTTATAATGGAAGCTCATCATTGGGAGTGCAGTGGAGTTTTAATTTCTAA
- a CDS encoding ParB/RepB/Spo0J family partition protein — translation MAKKNALGRGLDALITFNDGETKGSSSISEVELGKIIPNPDQPRRVFDEDALIELSASIKSIGVIQPVTLRKLDEDEYQIIAGERRYRASQLAGLSTIPAYIKTVDDDDIMEMALIENIQREDLNSIEIALAYQTLIDTMSLTQEQLSERVGKKRATVANYLRLLKLPAEVQMGVKNKKIDMGHARALVTMNDPVAQLSLYNLILDEELSVRKVETIVREFSDGEPIPKSISSGGSKSQKRKPAVKQMLPDDFDALKQHLSSYFKTDVQFTLNKRGKGKITIPFESPEDLERIIVMFDKMKK, via the coding sequence ATGGCGAAAAAGAATGCATTAGGAAGAGGATTGGATGCTTTGATCACTTTTAACGATGGTGAGACAAAGGGCTCTTCTTCTATCAGTGAGGTGGAGTTGGGTAAGATTATTCCCAATCCCGATCAACCACGCCGGGTGTTCGATGAGGACGCATTGATAGAGTTATCGGCTTCCATAAAATCCATTGGCGTTATTCAACCCGTTACTTTAAGAAAACTGGATGAAGACGAATATCAGATTATTGCCGGAGAGCGTCGCTACCGCGCTTCACAGCTGGCAGGGTTGTCAACAATACCGGCCTATATAAAAACGGTTGATGATGATGATATAATGGAAATGGCGCTGATTGAGAATATTCAGCGTGAAGACCTTAACTCAATTGAGATTGCACTTGCTTATCAAACTCTTATAGACACAATGTCTCTTACACAGGAGCAACTGAGCGAGAGAGTGGGTAAAAAAAGGGCTACTGTTGCCAATTATCTGCGACTTTTGAAGCTTCCTGCCGAAGTGCAAATGGGGGTAAAAAACAAGAAGATTGATATGGGGCATGCCCGTGCACTAGTTACAATGAACGATCCTGTGGCACAGCTCTCGCTTTACAATCTGATTCTCGATGAGGAGTTATCGGTACGGAAAGTGGAAACAATTGTGAGGGAATTCAGTGACGGGGAACCCATTCCTAAGTCGATCTCTTCAGGTGGCAGCAAGTCACAAAAAAGGAAACCTGCGGTAAAACAGATGCTACCTGACGATTTTGACGCTTTAAAACAGCACCTTTCCTCCTATTTTAAAACCGATGTGCAGTTCACCCTCAACAAACGGGGAAAAGGGAAGATCACTATTCCATTTGAGTCGCCAGAAGATCTGGAGCGTATTATAGTGATGTTTGATAAAATGAAAAAATAG
- a CDS encoding ParA family protein, giving the protein MGRVIALANQKGGVGKTTTTINLAASLAALEKKVLVVDADPQANASSGLGIDIKKTTYTIYEGLIGKCSSREAVQQTPFENIDIISSHINLVGAELEMVQMDNREKKLRDLLLPLNNDYDFILIDCSPSLGIITVNALTAADSVLIPVQCEYFALEGLSKLLNTIKIIKSKLNTKLEIEGFVLTMYDSRLRLHNQIYEEVKHHFKELVFTTVIQRNITLSESQSHAIPALMYDAGSRGAVNHMQLAQELIEKNS; this is encoded by the coding sequence ATGGGTAGAGTTATTGCTTTGGCGAATCAAAAGGGAGGAGTGGGAAAAACCACTACTACGATTAATCTTGCAGCTTCGCTTGCTGCTTTGGAGAAAAAAGTCCTGGTAGTTGATGCCGATCCTCAGGCAAACGCCTCTTCAGGTTTAGGTATTGATATTAAAAAAACCACCTACACCATTTATGAGGGATTGATCGGCAAATGTTCTTCAAGGGAGGCTGTGCAACAAACCCCCTTTGAAAACATCGATATCATCTCATCACATATAAATCTGGTGGGAGCAGAACTGGAGATGGTGCAGATGGATAACAGAGAGAAAAAACTTCGAGACCTGTTGCTCCCTCTTAACAACGACTACGATTTTATATTGATCGATTGTTCTCCCTCGTTGGGCATAATTACCGTGAATGCACTTACAGCAGCCGATTCTGTTCTGATACCTGTTCAATGTGAATACTTCGCACTTGAAGGGTTAAGCAAACTGTTGAATACGATAAAGATCATTAAGTCAAAACTAAATACCAAGCTCGAGATAGAAGGCTTTGTTCTAACTATGTATGATTCGCGTCTTCGACTTCATAACCAGATTTATGAAGAGGTTAAGCATCACTTTAAAGAGTTGGTTTTCACTACCGTTATTCAACGCAACATTACACTAAGCGAGTCGCAGAGCCATGCTATACCGGCTTTGATGTATGATGCAGGATCAAGGGGAGCTGTCAATCATATGCAACTTGCCCAGGAGCTAATCGAAAAAAATTCATAA
- a CDS encoding KamA family radical SAM protein, with the protein METIKYRNYILRNYTDIPQLSSLSKDEKEAIEVVGQVLPFKSNNYVVEQLINWNNVPEDPIFTLTFPRKEMLSKNHYSQVKKLLYADDEPGLKNKVNEIRMELNPNPAGQSYNVPALDGIRLHGIQHKYRETVLFFPSQGQTCHAYCTFCFRWPQFIGMNELKFAMKEAGLLHKYLLTHTKVTDVLFTGGDPLTAKANIISAYIEPLLTKEFSHIRNIRIGSKTLSYWPYRFLTDKDADDLLRLFEKVKKAGKHLAFQAHFNHPAELSTDAVKQAVERIQNTGAQIRTQSPLLRHINDDHVIWGDMWKEQVAQGMIPYYMFIARDTGSKAFFEVSLEKAWNIFRKAYRSVSGVCRTVRGPSMSADPGKIQIMGITEVRGEKVFVLRFLQCRNPDLVDIPFFAAYDKKATWFNELKPAFGEKYFFYQKNNQLKKNEKNTDIIF; encoded by the coding sequence ATGGAAACAATCAAATATAGAAATTATATCTTGCGGAATTATACAGATATACCACAATTAAGTTCATTAAGCAAAGATGAAAAGGAGGCTATCGAAGTTGTAGGCCAAGTGCTGCCTTTTAAATCTAATAACTATGTTGTGGAGCAGTTGATAAACTGGAATAATGTGCCGGAAGATCCTATCTTCACCCTTACTTTCCCAAGAAAAGAGATGCTTTCGAAAAATCATTACTCGCAGGTTAAAAAACTGCTTTATGCAGATGATGAACCGGGATTAAAAAATAAAGTTAACGAAATTCGCATGGAGCTTAATCCCAATCCTGCCGGACAAAGTTACAACGTTCCTGCTTTAGATGGTATCAGGTTGCACGGTATTCAGCACAAATATCGCGAGACAGTGCTCTTTTTTCCTAGCCAGGGTCAAACATGCCATGCATATTGCACATTTTGTTTCCGCTGGCCGCAGTTCATCGGGATGAATGAATTGAAGTTTGCAATGAAAGAGGCCGGTCTTCTTCACAAATATCTTCTTACACACACTAAGGTTACCGATGTGCTTTTTACAGGTGGTGATCCGCTTACTGCAAAGGCAAACATTATTTCTGCATATATTGAACCACTGCTGACAAAAGAATTTTCACATATACGGAATATCCGTATAGGTTCAAAGACGCTGTCCTATTGGCCCTATCGGTTTCTGACGGACAAGGATGCAGACGATTTGTTACGTCTTTTCGAAAAAGTAAAAAAAGCTGGCAAACATCTTGCTTTTCAGGCTCATTTCAATCATCCGGCAGAACTTTCTACCGATGCTGTGAAGCAGGCTGTGGAAAGGATACAGAATACAGGTGCACAGATAAGGACACAATCGCCGCTCTTACGTCATATTAACGATGATCACGTTATATGGGGCGACATGTGGAAAGAGCAGGTGGCGCAGGGCATGATTCCCTATTATATGTTCATAGCGCGTGATACTGGCTCAAAAGCATTTTTCGAAGTTTCACTGGAAAAAGCGTGGAATATATTCCGTAAAGCTTATCGTAGTGTTAGCGGTGTTTGCCGTACTGTACGCGGCCCAAGCATGAGTGCCGACCCGGGTAAAATTCAGATTATGGGTATTACAGAGGTAAGAGGGGAAAAAGTGTTTGTACTTAGGTTCCTTCAGTGTCGTAATCCCGACTTAGTGGATATTCCTTTTTTCGCCGCGTATGATAAAAAAGCTACCTGGTTTAATGAGTTAAAACCAGCTTTCGGTGAAAAATATTTTTTTTATCAGAAGAATAATCAGCTGAAGAAAAATGAGAAGAACACAGATATTATATTTTAA
- a CDS encoding GNAT family N-acetyltransferase: MNVEIHIANSNFIGYAQEICDLIYESAQARGTGIAKRSAEYVAEKIEAGKAVIALDGDKLVGFSYIETFSHKRFVANSGLVVHPDYRNQGLAKRIKRKIFDLSRRLYPNAKIFSITTGLAVMKMNTELGFKPVTFSELTDDEEFWKGCQGCRNYDILQRNNYKMCLCTGLLYDSKTQPAVQASPFAKKVVKPVIKRRKANKMFKK; the protein is encoded by the coding sequence ATGAATGTAGAAATTCATATAGCAAACAGCAACTTCATAGGTTATGCGCAGGAGATTTGCGATTTAATTTATGAATCGGCACAAGCCCGGGGTACAGGCATTGCAAAACGCAGTGCAGAATATGTTGCTGAAAAGATTGAAGCAGGCAAGGCAGTAATCGCCCTCGATGGCGATAAACTGGTGGGATTCTCATACATTGAGACGTTTAGCCACAAACGGTTTGTGGCAAATTCGGGGTTGGTGGTGCATCCCGACTACCGTAATCAGGGGCTGGCAAAGAGGATCAAACGTAAAATCTTCGATCTATCACGAAGGCTTTATCCAAACGCCAAAATATTCAGTATAACCACCGGCCTGGCGGTGATGAAAATGAATACCGAGCTGGGATTCAAACCAGTCACTTTCTCAGAACTAACCGACGATGAAGAGTTTTGGAAAGGATGCCAGGGTTGCAGGAACTACGATATCCTGCAACGCAACAACTATAAAATGTGCCTTTGTACCGGACTTCTTTACGATTCGAAGACACAGCCGGCGGTGCAGGCGAGCCCCTTCGCAAAAAAAGTGGTGAAACCGGTTATTAAGAGAAGAAAAGCAAATAAAATGTTTAAAAAATGA